The segment ggagtcagagcttgagcttgcatccgaatcccactcaacatagcctgcttgaccatctttcttcttcttgtagtaTTTGTTGAAAACTTTCTTGCcatcactctccttcttcttcttggaatgTTTTTCTTCCTCGTTCTTGTAATTTGTGGAAATATGACCCTTTTCGCCACATTCAAAGTATCTTCTTTCTTCGAAGGGATTTCCTTTTGAAGATTGTCCTTTCTTACTATATCCACCTtgatatttcttcttcttcataattttttgaatCTTCCCACAAAGAGagccatctcttcatcatcttcatcatcatcattactCTCTTCAAGATCATCTTTGCCTCTTGAAGCTTGAGCCTTGAATGCGACATTCTTCTTCTTGGTATCAATAGTATCATCATGAAGATCCTCTTCTGACTTCTTGAAAATAtcatgagtgagaatttcactcaagatttgcattgTAGTGGTCTCCTTCAAGTTGTACCTCACAAGCAAAGTCACAATAGTATCATATTTGTTAGGAAAAGTTCTAAGAAACttatgagaaaaatcaacaCCGGAAACATCTATGCCAAGCCCCTTGAGCTCgtttattatgttgtttaaacGATTCaacatttcttcaatgctttcgttttgcaacatagtaaatttctcaagttgcgCTTTATAAACAAAAAGTTTTGCATCCTTAACTATGGTTGTGCCCTCATGAATCTCTTTAAGCCTTTCCCAAATTTCATGAGCGGTCTCAAgcttgcaaatatgattaaactcattaagatctaaagcacCATAAAGAACATTTATAGCTTGAGCATTTGCAAGAGTATTCTCCCTATTTACATCGGTAGGATTAGTGGGATCaataattgcataatccttGTCCACTATATCCCATAACTTACTACCCATAGCCTTAAGATAAATGGTCATTCTAGCCTTCCAATAGGCGTAGTTTGACCTCTCAAAGAACGGAGGTTTCCCCACATTGATATGAGCATCACTAGCCATAATTCTACTCCGGGATGGTTAAATCCACGATAAAAAGGAGTCCTAggttctgataccacttgtaggatcaaggacatcgactagaggggggtgaataggcggttttaaaaactaattgctaagcaaTCAAGAAAACTTGTGGAACAAACTAAAGAATACTAGAGCAATATTAAGGACAACTAAAAGCTATGTTGAGgtttacaatcctagggtgacatacAACAATTCATAAactagaaagataaattgctTAATGTAAATAGCAAGAAATTAAATTGCTCAAAGataacacaagagatttttcccgtggtattggTGATTTGCccatcacccctaatccacgttgaggtgagttctaGATTTAATccacttctctatcaagtatccaattctctcacaagaaagggctcacaccgagcaacttgactTTAAACCGGAattgaacaagaactactcaatatcCCGATTCCACTAGCGATGCACTTCACTGCTCtggcaaggcgtgctcaaacctctcacaatcaccaccacggctccttcacaatcttcttgaaGGGCTCGACGGTACCACAACCTTCAAGctgtctaggaggcggcaacctccaagagtaataagccgatgatgcttgcttgaaggatcactagtgcttaattgctcaaactcttgaaattatgcactagatgTTCTCAAAGCTCTCAAAGATGCAACACtaaaccaagagagggagaggaggaaggtaAGAGCTCCAAGTATGTGTATTGAATAGCTAGAGTGCAAGAGAGAGCTCAAAAGGACTAGCCAAGGCtttatttatacccttcccctcATAAAGTAGCTGTTACAGGAGTTCTGACAACTCTGCGtggctggcagtcagaccacagGCTACACGATGGTCAGACTACCCGGTTCAACTGCTATAGCAGCGGTCATATTTGACATCTGGACACgggctagcggtcagaccgccggccccaaaaccttctgcacacGCATGGTTAGACCGGCATGGCTACTGCGGTTAGACCCATATGCACTTAGCGGTTAGACCACCCCTAAACCAGAGGCACCCAGAACTCTCTGAGTTGGGGCGGTTGGACCGTGACAAGCCACCGGTCAGACCGGCACCAAAAACGAACTGCCTtgtttatacagcggtcagaccagcccgAGGCCCGGTCAGACCACCAGCACTTAGTGACTTCCAAAAGCAGCATTTTCAAAATgggtttctctcaaactttttttttaactctatgtAATGCAAGTTTAAGCAAATTTGGCACTATAGAAACCTCAAGTAAacacacatcaacccctcttaatagatcggcatttatcctataaatccgatcattttcttctctaatctccttcGATCGGCAAAATAAAAATGCCCTAAcatatacctttgccttgagctagccttttTATGCCTTCCACTTACGCATTCTTCTAGCACCGCAAAATCTTCATGACTAAACCTTTTATAACTCAATCAAACAAGTTGCCACAAagacatattgtcattaattaccaaaactcaaattaggggcctagatgctttcaCCTGGTGCGGCTTCGAAGATCTGATGAGATGGGAGTCAGGTCCATGAGCTCCGGTGTGCCACTCCGTCCCATTTTGTGGCCTTCGGACGACACTTCTGATTGTTGCAGCGCAATGAGAGTTGCCCCTCAAGGGCTCTTAGTAGTTTCTTTTCCTCATCAGCTCTTCAGCACTATGCTTGTCTTTGTGCCGCTTTATCTTCGGCCTCTTTCCTTTTTACCTTTTGCAATTCCAATAGACGGCTTGTTTCCGCAACTAACGCTTCTAGCCGCTCCACTTCCTGGCGGGCTCGTTCCTTGTTAGTCTCTTCACCATTGCCATCTTCAGTTGTATGGACGTCATCTTGAGCCTCAAGATTTTCTTCACGGATTGTTGCTTGGTTCGGGTCCTCCTAGGTGTGTCCTTCGACTAGTGCTGACCCGGCGTTACTTTGATCCTCCTTGGGAATGACTCCGTGAGGTTCGCCCGAAGGCTTCTTGTTTGTGTTGTTTTGACTGGCTTCCGAAGCCCCTTGGGCCTTTAACTTCTTGGCCTCCGGAGGCATCTCTTACAGAAAACCTCAGTCCCCACGGTCGGCACCAAATGTTGGGATCAAACTCCCCGAACACAGAGATCTAGAGAAATGAACATTAATGGCTAGTATTCTTTCGTTCATGTCTCATTACCCTATTACATCAATACAATGACCAtatttatagggaaataccaaccGCCTTGACCTAAAATACATTAATACCCCGGTACCTACTACATCTTAAGAATATCCGGGGGCACTTTGTTAACCTCATCCAATGTCTATACAACAGTTACAACCCCACTGTACCTTCGACCTAGCGCTAAAGGTATAGGTGCCTTCGGAGGCACTTCTGCAATGGTCTAGGATATGCGTCGGCTTTGGTCTATAGCTCGGCCTTTGGTCCACCACCAAAGGTAGGCCGAAGGTACATGTGCCTTCAGAGGCGCTTCCACAATGGTCTAGGACATGCGTCGGCTTTGGTCCATGGCTCCGCCTTTGGTCCGCCACCAAATGTCGCATGAAGATCCCGTAACCTTCCTCGACTTGCTTCGAGCCTTCGCTCACCCAACAAAGTGCTAGAGTCCCCTTCACTAGTTCCGGCTGTCCTGACCTGCTATGTCCCTTTGCCCAGAGTACCGAAGGGTCTTCGTATCGCCCGAATGGTAGTCGTAGATACCCATTACATTCCCCACTTTATACATTAGATTAGGCAATGTTTGACAGGTGGGCCTGAGGGGGGCTCGTTGAGCCATTCCCCCAACACTAATAGGTAGATCGTAGGTTAACATTTTAGTTGATTTGCTTCCATGAGTCATTTTGTTAGAGTTCCTGTATAGTACTGATGTTTGCTCATGCAGTGCATGCCCATGCGAATGGTGTCCTATCATATTTTCCCATTGCAGGAAATAGTTTCTTGAATGCCTGCAAGGAAATTAATGATGTATTaggaaccccccccccccccacagaATAGGGAAAGTGCTCTGAAATATCCAAGATCTTACACCTTACAGATATAATGCAATGATTAATGTGTGATTATGCAGATATTTCCACTGGAATACATGAAGTCAGAGAAAAACTTCAGCAGCAAATATTTCAACGTCCTCATCAGTGGAATTCTTTTGTCGGCTGTGTTAGAGGTAGATCGATGATAATTATGTTTTCTGTCCATTGTCAACTCGATGAGATGCATATGTGATTTCACTACATACAGCCCAGGCATAGAAACATGTTATTGTGGTTAACACAAATAGAGCTAGATTCTTAATTGatctttttttctgaaaagaACAATGTTTTCTTACACTGTCTCGCTGCAGAGTTGTGCTGACTTcaacctagatgatttttctTGTTCGAACTGCAATAGATATGTTCTGATTGATACCACACTTTTGATCATTTAGGCTGGTTAGCTTCGACATATGGAGGGCAGCATTCCTGATCAGTTTCTTTTGAGCACTGCTAGTTATTCTTTGAATGTGTCATAAATATCCAGATGATACTATGCTGCTGAAAGTTTCACCTTCCCCTGTGAGGATAATTATCTGCAGAATTGATGACTAGTTCACTTGGATGAATATTCCTGCATTTTCATCTCCCCCTCTGTTTAATGTTTCTTTTTCAGTCTCTGGAGAATATGCCCGGTTCAATCAAATGTCACATTTATTGTTGTTTTTGGTCAGGTATCTCCAATTACATACATATCAGTTTTGAGTTCCTTCTTCCATGTTTCTTTTCTTGTTATTTTCTTGCATAAGCAGCTACTCATTCCATGAAAGTAATCCTTCTGAAGTGAAATCAACTTGCTGCTTTTGCTGTCTCATAGTACTGTTGTGTTATCTCAGGCTCCATGCATTCCAGGTTACCACTCAAAGAGAATTTAGGAATCAAAACTACAATGGTTTATATGCCATGCATTTTTTCAACTAAACTATTCTATTAGGTATGCTCAACATTCCACCCGTCACTTTAGTGAACTCTCATTACATTATATGATCTTTGTCTTCCTTAAAATGTATGTGTTTTCTAGATTCCTCCATGTAGTTATATTGTTACCACATATTGCATTTGCTTCTGTAGTCACTTGCATTTCTAGAGCTTCAATGGTGTTACTCTTAGGCAATACTCCACAACTCCAGTGTAGAAGTGTAGATTCGAAGCATGGATTTTGATTTAAAATATAAACAGTGTATGGTCCTAGAAGAAAGGAAGAATAAGGCTAGGCCATTGCAGAAGTCTTGTTATCAGGTAATGTTTTTGACATAAGAAATCGTTGAGTTTTCACCTATACTGATTGctcaataatatatatatatatatatatatatatatatatatatatatatatatatatatatatatattagatgtATTTATATTCATTAGGGGAGGCATTTGTCCCACACCTCAATTGAGGCGCCTCCGGGGGTAACAGATCCTATTTTTGGTAAGCAATTAACCACCAATCCCTTGAGCGGCTTTGTACGTTCGTTGGCACACGAAATTTTTGTTGTTATCTTGCCTGGAATTTTTCTCATGGTAGATTATCTTAGCGGACCATTCTTTTGGCGCACTTCTGCATTTTTGTATTTGGAACACTAATGGTGGCACTGGTGGGCCATGAAAACTGAAATGTCATGGCAGTACTTCTATGTTCACTGTTTACTTCAATTTATCACATTTCGTTCCTTTATTGTTTTTCACCTTTATTTTACTTGGCTTTGCATTTCATATGGACAAGAAATGCTAAAAAGTTTAGAAGTACTGATCTGCTAGGAGTTTGCATACCTTCCAAGTTGTAAGCAGTACTTCCCTGTGAGAGCACTGCAGAAACATAAGCCCGTTTCATTTTCAACGAATTAGAATACAGGTTCATTCCTTACGGTCTTTGCAGACTATTGTGTACTAATTTCTTGCTAAGGCAGGGATATCATTGCTGCCAACTAAAATAAAAGCCTTATGGGATAATTGTTTTACATTTCCATGTTTTTTACTGGTTTCTCCCATGCTATTTCTTCAGTACAAGCATTTCTTCTCAAGCACCCTACCATTCCCTAGGTTACGTGCACTACACATGGATTAACAGTATAAAGGTAATACTTTCATTTGTACAGTGCTCGTTTTGTTTTGATATGTTTGCCTCAGTTAATTCATGAATATCTTTTCAAGATCTATACCTTTTAGATTATGCTGGTATTCATATGCGCTATTAGCTTTTAAGAGGTAAACCAGGATGTCCATCTCTGTTCCATGCGTCAGTGTTCCTGTATCGACACACGCAGTGTAGCGCACGCCAGCAGCTGCTAAACAAGAACTTCTGCACAGCAAATTACTAACAGCCACCACAGACTACTCAGTTGCTTCTTTGTGTTACATCCTAATTTGCACACCATTCTTGATAAGACTCATCGACTTATCCAGATGAAAGTGTAAGACTCGTCGATTCATCCAGCTCCGACTTTCATTCTTGATAAGACTCATCGACTCATCCAGATGTCGTACACTAACATTTCACCTTGCTATATGTTTGCAGGTTCTCAATTTCAGCAGTAGTTGTTCGATTAATCTTAGTAAAGGCACATAATACCGAAAGGTTCCATGAATTGTCACCATTTTTGCTTGTGCACTCTGACCTGATTGGTCATGATAttctttgtttcttgtgtgcgtGTACGAGAAACATTTGTGTCACTAAGATTAATAATCTACTGCAAACAGCGGTGTATTGTTGCCTGTTGTTTTCCCTGACTCGATGTCAATATCATTGTCATGAGAACTTGCCAGGATATATTCCCCAACTGTTGCCATGAGAAATATCAAACGCTTATTGCATTTGTCTAGCATGTTTGGAATAGGGTGTTCAATGAGCAGAGAACACCTCTTTCCTACAATCAAAGCACCTGATTAGGCACCAGGCCTACAACTGTTTGTGCGACTGCCCTTTCGCTAGCTGGATAGGCTTGCTGCTTGCCAGCGGCAGGCATGGTCGGGCTGTTGGAGATCCTCCTGCATCACGGCTGAGCGTGTGCTGTTGGAATAGTTGGCGTTCGGGCAGGTCAGGCTCAAAACAATGAATTTCGAAATCAGATGACACTGGCATTTGAAATGGTACGACGATGCTTTGTGGCTCCAATTATGTTTGGAGATATTCAAAGAAAGTTTGGCTTTTTTGCCATTTATATGTATGCAGCTGGACGCGCATGCGCAACCAAGTAACAACGAAAATTAAACAAATACTGACACCAAAATATCTAGGCAGCAAGTTACATCCAAAAGTTTGGAGTCAGTAACCAACCCGAGCATAAAACCGGTAATATACACAGAAATGATATGGAACCTCTATGGAAGCCATGGAAGTAGGGAGAGACTTCACCAAGTCGACCAACTCACTTTCACCATGATAGAGGCCTCATCAAGCTTTATTTGTTGACTGGCACATCCATGCTTTTTGGCTTTGAAGGAAATGCAGCGTTCAACTTCATTAGTGAGGCCTCCTCTTTCGGCAGCAAAATTGAACTTCAAATGCATCCAAGTATCTAACACTACAGCAACCACAAAGCTTCTTAATCCGAATGACTGACTAACAACGTCATGAAAGAGCTGAATTTCTTTTTCTAGCCCACTAACAAAAGAACTAACAAGTAAACTGAAACCACTCCCGTGCACTTGTGATATGTCGACTTGTATCGTTGCCTCCACAGCCTTGTGAAACATAGCTAGTGTAATGTCAACTGCACCACCAAGGCCATCAATACGACTCAAGAACGGTTTACATATTGGTGTGGTTAACTCAGAGAAGTCTGATACTCCATCAATCAGTTGCAGGTCATCTGCTTCTTGCTCTCCTCTTTTTATCCTCATGTCATACTCTATTAGAACAGCAGAGCGCATCCCGATACCTCGCTTAGGGCCAGTCATCTCTATAAATGAACCCTGCCAAATTACTATTTAGTACTTCCTCTGTCCACAAATGcaaggcatgcatgcatttcaaaattcaaactttGTGGCATCTGACCAACGATTAGGCTAACTATATATGAGTTTAGCAATACAAAAGCATTACCACTAGAATTGTACATCATATGGTTATAATTTTGAAACTAGTAACAATATATCACAAGAGAAATCTATGGACAGAGTAATTGATGGTTCTCCTCTTTttgagacaaatctacacataccATTTCCAAATTTTCAACCATAATGTCAATGAAGCaattgatggtcaaaatttTGATAGGTTGATTGCATGCGGCCCAAACGTCACTTGTTTGTGAATAGAGGGAGTACCAACTATGTAGATTTTGGCACTCAACCAAAAACCAATGATCATCAAAGTCTAAAAGAGTATCATGTAGAGAGCACCTCATGTTATTCAAAACTTGTAGGTGGTTGAGTTAACAATCCTAGCTGCAAAATTAGTACTTAGTAACTCTATatggaaaaaaatatatctgAACTAAATATGTATGAATATATCCTTTAGTAGAAGGGATATTTTGTAATGTAAGGGTTAGGATCTTTGGCATTCACCAAAGAAACAATGGTCATCAATTTCAAATAAAGTGTCATAAAGAGAGAACCTCATGTTATATTTAACTTAATTGCTTGAgttgataaaatttgacattGAGGAAACTATCTTCTATGATTTTGTTCAAAACTCCTAATGATTTAACATGATTCGTCTGCACTATATAAAACAAGTGATGAAATTAAATATAGACCACAGTTAAcagtaaaataatatttttttttcttacaagGCATATTCGAAGCTTAGTTtacataaaattattattattcgAAGCTTAGTCtacataaaattattatttatcaTATGAAAGTTGTCTTGTGATATTTATCTTCAAAACTACTTTGACATCATTATAGTCAAAGGTGTTCGTTAAAGATCATATTAATGTTCTAAATGACGAATAACTTAATAATTAAGTAGATTAAGCAAATAAGACCATAGAGAAAGTAAtacaacaacaacgacaacaacaacaacaaagcctttagtCCCAAGTAAGTTAGGGTAGGCTAGAGAAAGTaatattttaagaaaaataagTTACATTCAAGTTATTATCAATTAATAATTTTAACCATGATGGTAAGATATATGCTCACCAGTTCCAACGTGATGGGATCATCCCTGCTCCGATTAAACACATAATTACGTAATCGATCCCGGGTATCTCGAGTTGCTACATATCCATATAATTGAACCGGACCACCATCCACCGAAATTTGACCCAGTTTCATCGAAAAGATTTGCATCATTGGTCGTGTGATATGCAATAGACAAGTTTCTTGATTCGGATAGCAGTTGCTTGGATTTGAGAGATTCATCGGTTCTAAACGAGCTTcacaagaaataaaagaaatagattAGTATACAATTTTTaagaaccaatagaaaaattaatTGTAATAACAACCTTACATTTAAACGCTTGTAAAGTTAATATTGTAAAGGTAAGACAAGTGTTGATGCGCCAAATAGACATGGCTATTTGAGAAAGACGCACGCGCTTTTCTTCGGTTGAGaaactctttttttaatttatttgaagaggatGAGAAAACTCTCTTCAAAAATCGTTACGGCTGTCTCtatgaacaaaaattaaaacaaatcgAGAACGCACTAGGAATGGTGAAGAGAAGACAAGAAGGGATTTGTTGGCCACTCACTCTCGTTGCGGTCGGAGATCCGGTAATCTTTGTGCCAACCGCTGGTGATGGTATAGATAGAACCGTCGCGGTGGCTGCTATTGGGGAGTAAGGAAGCGCGGTTGACGCCGTCGGCAGGACGGCCGTCGCCGTAGCGCGCGATGACCTCCCGGGTAGCTCGAGTGGCTTCGTCGAAGAATTGGATCCACTCCTCCTTGTCGTCCCCTTCGGGGATGTCGAAGCGGTCGCCCCCGGGGAGCGTACGTGATGTAGTCGTAAGTGTAGTCCGGACTGCGGGAGCGCCCATCCAGCCTGTTCCGCTTCCCCTCTCCTACTCTTCTTCCTCGactcctgctgctgctcgccATGTTGCTCGGCATGCTGCGGGGTCTGGGGATTTTCTTCGACCCTAGAAAACTAGGCGGCGCGGCGGATTGGATAATTGGATTACAAGTGCCCGGCCGGCAGTCTAATATAAGAGAGGGCTAGGTCGGGGTCGGCGTCGGGTCCGAGTCCGACTGGAGCGAAGGAGtgggaggaggggggggggggggggggaggggcggGTCGGGGAACTTGCAGCTTCCGGCGGAGGCGGGGGCAGCCGCGACGTTGGACTCAGGGGAGACGTTTGTGGAGGCATCGGGCGGCGCTGCGCCTCCGCCAGCCATAGcccaccccgccgccgccgccttggaGAGTGCGGGGGAGTGGAGGGTTCTGTGCTTCTGTCCCCCGTGTTCTGTGCTTCTGACGGAGGGGGCGACGCGGAGGAAAGTCGTCGGGGAGGGAGAGGATCAgagggcggcgaggagggagtTGAGAGCGCGGGTGGTGCGGAGGGGGGCCGTGAAGAGGGTGACCAGCAggaggcggtggccggcggCTTCCGGCCGCGGTTCGAACTGGCGGTTCGCGCTCATCTCATGCGGCTTTGCTTATATGCTCGGTTACCGTACAGTTTCAGAAGAAGATTATTAAAGCTCACATGCTCAGTGACTGTTAAAGAATTATACAAGCAGAAGATAACAACATACAGTATTATAGCAGGCAGACAGACTGCAGATCAACAGATGATTCTCAGTACATTTGATCTTGAGCCCACTGACAACAGATCCAGATAGATATATTTATGTATCTCCCTCCTCAGTTGTTCACACAGCACACAAAGCGTAACAAACTCCACTACCTTCCCTGTCCTGATGGCTCCTCCAAGTTACTGACTTCTGAACCAAAGCTTAAGCTCACAGCTTCATTCAGAATGAATGCCACTGGGGGAGATAATCACCTGCTGATGCGCATCCTCCTCCATCAATCCACCATCATCCTTCATCAATCCCCTCCAGAGTCCAAAGTTTATCGCTTTCAACATCTTGTGTTTCCTTTTCTGTTTCCGGTTTACAATTCCGGCTGGTATCAAAACTACACCCAAGAAATGGAAAGCACCCTTGCACGCATTACATCTTGACACCAAATAGCTTGCAACTTTGCAAACGCGATCCATATTTACAAATGGACAATCTGTCGAATAATTACAATGCAAGGCTCGACGCCATTGATCCACGCAGGCCATACTAATCCCACCTGGTGCTACTATATTAGCTGGACAAATGCATCTATCTATCCAACAACATCTGTGAGAGACGTGCATGCATTCTACCTGGGTCCATATGCACAATCACTTGCCCAGGCAGCCCCTACCAAACCTGATCCCTTTATGATATATATCAACCATCAGCAAACCTTTTTACACTTGGACAACCAAATGAGGTGAGTATTTACATTTTGGTTAACCTAGGTATGATTATTTGGGGGAAGCCTCCGGGTTCAATGCAGGACCAGGCTAGGTTTGACATCATTCTGCAAGGAGGCTAATGAATCTTGTGCTGTATCATCCAAACTGCACACGCCGTCCGACAGGCAATATGCACCGAGAGCCACGGTGCCGGCACAACCATCTCGGTGACCAAACAGGCTTCACAACATCTTGGATCTTGTAGCTGGACTAGCCATCACCTGTCAAAAAGTAAGGCCTACCGATTGCATTGTGGTTTCATGTCACGAGATGTAGACCTCATCTTTCTTGTAATTTTCCTCAGCATAGATAGACAAGAgcatcatcaccatcaccagCACCAGCGACCAAGAGTGATTTGTATGGGTGAAAAGAAAGGCAATTTACACTGCCTATTCTTTGGCCCATAAAAGATGGCTGGTAGCGTATTGTCGTCAACTGTTCACCTTCAAGACTGAACACTTTAATCATCTGCTTCGCTGAGCCGCTTGCAACAACTGGGGCGTGCCGATGAACAGCTAACGCTGTAAGTGAACCCCTGTGCGCCTCGATAGTGATGTAGGGTTCTGCTGCTCTTCTAACATCCAGAAATTGAATGTCTCCCGCTTGAGATGCACTTACAATCTGTGATAGAATAAATGATTAAAAGGGAGCATTGTAAtggtatcattcttttgtagtgagATTTCTATAATTGGTATTATTATAATTGGTAtaatttttaattggatcacgatttgtgaagctctctcccatatgctctaatatttttccctttaagtTTAACATGTGctatagtttttttttgaaaaattgttaccaaaggggaagaagtttgacgaccaaaatAAGGAATACAAGATGAACAataaggggagattgtagcaagtgcaagatacataaaggttaATAAAGGGGAAGAAGCTCTTGCTTATGTCAAATCAAGGGAgaaagtggcaatggagaaagggagagtcacaacaaagggggactaagtggtaagaacatgcatctaagcaatgtggtaagactttgtgctcatttatgatctttacatttggaatcatttgttatttgacacttgctttagttgtgttgtcatcaatcaccaaaaagggggagattgtagcgaaaatgacctattaggccatgattatgattttagtgattaatgacaacatagtcaatgagactaacatgtttgtcaagtatatactttagtagatctcatggatgcaacaaaagagaagtcaccgaagttGGAATAAAGAGATGAATGAATTGGaattgttccatgaatttttatgtgatcaaatgggatggatttctgtataatcttgtagatctcttcacaagctttccatagtgccaaagatcatcaaaatcggagttcggagcgaaaaatTATGtccaaaatacataacgttgtTCTGCTAAAATTTGCCTGATAGGATAGTCCCGtgctcacataaaaattagtTCGGTGCTACATAGAataatccgatgagaacaatgaaaaacagtccggtgttcaa is part of the Phragmites australis chromosome 12, lpPhrAust1.1, whole genome shotgun sequence genome and harbors:
- the LOC133886910 gene encoding uncharacterized protein LOC133886910 is translated as MGAPAVRTTLTTTSRTLPGGDRFDIPEGDDKEEWIQFFDEATRATREVIARYGDGRPADGVNRASLLPNSSHRDGSIYTITSGWHKDYRISDRNETRLEPMNLSNPSNCYPNQETCLLHITRPMMQIFSMKLGQISVDGGPVQLYGYVATRDTRDRLRNYVFNRSRDDPITLELGSFIEMTGPKRGIGMRSAVLIEYDMRIKRGEQEADDLQLIDGVSDFSELTTPICKPFLSRIDGLGGAVDITLAMFHKAVEATIQVDISQVHGSGFSLLVSSFVSGLEKEIQLFHDVVSQSFGLRSFVVAVVLDTWMHLKFNFAAERGGLTNEVERCISFKAKKHGCASQQIKLDEASIMVKVSWSTW